GAGAGGGTCGACCTCCCAGAACGTCGAGCGCGCGGCGAAGCGGTGAATCCTAGCCAGGCTGTCCGGCCCGAGCGGCACGAGCTCCACCGCGGGCCGACCTAGTCCGTTCCCCGCATCAGGGACATGATGCGCTCGAAGTCGTCCTTGTCGCCGAACTCGACGACGATCTTCCCCTTGCGCTTGCCCATGGTCACCTGCACGCGGGTGTCCCAGACGTCCGAGAGCCGCTCGGCGGCGCGGATCAGGTACTCGGGCTGCGGGGCCGGTTCGCGTTTCGGGCGGGCGGGGGCGGGGCCGTTCTTGTTCAGCAGTGTCACGGCCTCCTCCGTCGCGCGCACGCTCAGGCCCTCCGCGACGACGCGGTCGGCGAGCTGCGCCTGGGCGTCCGCGGTCGCCGTGTCGTCGCCAAGCTTCACGCCGAGCAGCGCCCGGGCGTGGCCGGCCGACAGCACCCCGGCGGCGACGCGGCGCTGGACGCTCACCGGCAGGTTGAGCAGGCGGATCGCATTGGTAATCACCGGGCGGGAACGCCCCAGCCTGTCGGCCAGCTGCTCCTGGGTCACGCCGAACTCCTCGAGCAGCTGCTGGTAGGCCGCCGCCTCCTCGAGCGGGTTGAGCTGGACGCGGTGGATGTTCTCCAGCAGCGCGTCACGCAACATCTCCGAGTCGCTGGTCTCGCGCACGATCGCCGGAATCAGCTTCAGGCCCGCCTTCGAGGCGGCGCGCCAACGGCGCTCGCCCATGATGAGCTCGTAGCCCCCGCGCGTCTCGCGCACGACGATGGGCTGCAGCAGCCCGAACTCGCGGATCGAGTGGACCAGCTCGGCGAGCTCCTCCTCGTCGAAGGACTGGCGCGGCTGCTTCGGGTTCGGCTGGATCTCGCCGAGCGCGATCTCCTGGTACCGCGCCCCGACGGGCGCCGGCTGCTTCGCGGAATCGGGCGACGCGTGGACGGTCGGGGCGCCCGGGACCGGGCCGGCCGGGGACGTCCCACGGGAGGGCTGGGAGCGGCCGAGGATGACGTCAGCGGCGCCGTCGCCAAGCCTGCCGGTCTTGCCGGTCGTGTCGGTTGACTCCGGGCTCGACGGGATGAGCGCCGCGAGCCCGCGGCCGAGCCCGCCCTTGCGTTCCTGTGCCATAGTTACTCTCTGCCTTCCTGGTGTTCCTGCCCGTCGAGCTGGCGCGCGACCTCCGGGCTCACCCCGATGGGTCCGGTCGTCTCGTGGGGTTGATAGTCGCCGCGGTGGGCGATCTCGCGCGCGGCGTCCACGTAGGCCAGCGCCCCGCGCGAGCCGGGGTCGTAGTCCACGACGGACTGGCCGTACCCCGGCGCCTCCGACACCTTCACCGAGCGCGGGATGACGTTGCGCAGCACCACCTCGCCGAACTGGCTGCGCACCTCCGCGGCGACGTCCTCCGCGAGCTTCGTGCGCGCGTCGAACATGGTCAACAGGATCGCCGAGATGTGCAGGTTGTGGTTGAGGTGTTCGCGGATCATGCCGATGTTGCCCAGCAGCTGGCCCACGCCCTCGAGAGCGTAGTACTCGCACTGGATGGGGATGAGCACCTCGTCCACCGCGGTCATCGCGTTGATGGTGAGCAGGCCGAGAGACGGCGGGCAGTCGATGAACACGTAGTCGAATCCCTGCTCCGCGATGAAGCCGCGGCGCAGCGCGTCGTGCAGGCGGTACTCGCGGCGCACGAGGCTGACCAGCTCAATCTCCGCGCCCGCCAGATCGATGGTGGCCGGGATGCAGAAGAGGTTGTCGTTGCCCGGGCTGGGCTGCATCGCGTCGGCGGCCTCTGCCTCGCCGATGAGCAGCTCGTAGCTCGAGGTCGTGCCCGCCCGGTGCTCGGCACCGAGCGCCGTCGACGCGTTACCCTGCGGGTCGAGGTCGATGACGAGGACCTTCATTCCCTGCCGGGACAACGCGGAGGCGAGGTTCACCGCGGTCGTCGTCTTGCCCACCCCGCCCTTCTGGTTGGCGATGGTGAACACGCGCGTCGTCTCGGGACGCGGCAGCTTCTCCATGCCCATGCTCAAGCGCGCGGCGCGCTGCGCCGCCGCTGCGATTGGGGTGTCGTCCCATTGGCTCTTGTCGTCCACCGCGCCCTCTTTCTCCTCGTCGCCTCTCACCTTATCGCGATCGCGTGATGTCCCCACGGGTCAGCGCCGCCGCGGGATGCGGATCAGCGTCGTCGGCTGCTCCAGGACGCCCTCGCCGGCGGTCAGGATCTCCGCGTCGCCACCGCCAGCCCGGACGATGTCCCGGGCGTCGCGTTCGAGCTCCTCGCCGACGCTCGCGCCCTTCATCGCCAGCATCACCCCGCCGACAGTGACGAGGGGGAGACACCAGCCGGCCAGCTTGCCCAGGGGGGCGACGGCGCGGGACGTGACGACGTCGAAAAGCGAGCCCGTGTACTCCTCCGCCCGCCCGCGCACCACGGTGACGTTGTCCAGGCCCAGCTGCTGCGTGACGTCCGAGAGGTAAGTGGAGCGCTTCAGCAGCGGCTCGATGAGGGTGACGGGCAGGTCGGGGCGAGCGATCGCCAGCGGGATGCCCGGCAGGCCCGCGCCCGAGCCGACGTCCGCTACCCTCACACCCTCCGGCAGCGCATCCGAGACGACCGCGCAGTTGAGCAGGTGGCGCGACCAGAGCCGCTCGACCTCCTTCGGGCCGATGAAGCCGCGCTCCGAGGCGACCTCCGTGAGCGAGCGGTGGTAGGCCTGCGCCAGGGCGAAGCGCTCGCCGAAGAAGGCCTCGGCGGCCGCGGGCGCGGGTTCGGGGGCAGGCAGGGCGCGTGACACGGCTGTGTTCTCCATTCTCCTTCG
This is a stretch of genomic DNA from Corynebacterium auris. It encodes these proteins:
- a CDS encoding ParA family protein yields the protein MDDKSQWDDTPIAAAAQRAARLSMGMEKLPRPETTRVFTIANQKGGVGKTTTAVNLASALSRQGMKVLVIDLDPQGNASTALGAEHRAGTTSSYELLIGEAEAADAMQPSPGNDNLFCIPATIDLAGAEIELVSLVRREYRLHDALRRGFIAEQGFDYVFIDCPPSLGLLTINAMTAVDEVLIPIQCEYYALEGVGQLLGNIGMIREHLNHNLHISAILLTMFDARTKLAEDVAAEVRSQFGEVVLRNVIPRSVKVSEAPGYGQSVVDYDPGSRGALAYVDAAREIAHRGDYQPHETTGPIGVSPEVARQLDGQEHQEGRE
- a CDS encoding ParB/RepB/Spo0J family partition protein gives rise to the protein MAQERKGGLGRGLAALIPSSPESTDTTGKTGRLGDGAADVILGRSQPSRGTSPAGPVPGAPTVHASPDSAKQPAPVGARYQEIALGEIQPNPKQPRQSFDEEELAELVHSIREFGLLQPIVVRETRGGYELIMGERRWRAASKAGLKLIPAIVRETSDSEMLRDALLENIHRVQLNPLEEAAAYQQLLEEFGVTQEQLADRLGRSRPVITNAIRLLNLPVSVQRRVAAGVLSAGHARALLGVKLGDDTATADAQAQLADRVVAEGLSVRATEEAVTLLNKNGPAPARPKREPAPQPEYLIRAAERLSDVWDTRVQVTMGKRKGKIVVEFGDKDDFERIMSLMRGTD
- the rsmG gene encoding 16S rRNA (guanine(527)-N(7))-methyltransferase RsmG yields the protein MENTAVSRALPAPEPAPAAAEAFFGERFALAQAYHRSLTEVASERGFIGPKEVERLWSRHLLNCAVVSDALPEGVRVADVGSGAGLPGIPLAIARPDLPVTLIEPLLKRSTYLSDVTQQLGLDNVTVVRGRAEEYTGSLFDVVTSRAVAPLGKLAGWCLPLVTVGGVMLAMKGASVGEELERDARDIVRAGGGDAEILTAGEGVLEQPTTLIRIPRRR